The DNA window GACCCTGAGAAGCCCTCAGGGTCATCCCGGACAGCCGCCCCGGCGGTTGTGACGAGGGCCATCCTGACCCGGCTGCGGGGCTGACGTATCGTCCATCCATGACCGAGTCCAGCAGCGCAGTCCCGCAGGTCACCGCCACCACCGCGCCCACCGCCGCGCCCACCGCCAACGCCATGCGGCGGGCCCTGCGCCGGGCCAGGGACGGTGTCGCCCTGGACGCCGCCGAGGCCGCCGTGCTGCTCCAGGCACGCGGCGAGGACCTGCGCGACCTGTGCGCCTCCGCCGCCCGGGTGCGCGACGCCGGGCTGGAGGCGGCCGGGCGGCCCGGCGTGGTCACCTACTCCCGGAAGGTCTTCATCCCGCTGACCCGGCTCTGCCGGGACAAGTGCCACTACTGCACCTTTGTCACCGTGCCGGGGAAGCTGCGCCGCGCAGGCCACGGCATGTACCTCTCGCCCGACGAGGTGCTGGACATCGCCCGCCGGGGAGCCGCGCTGGGCTGCAAGGAGGCGCTCTTCACCCTCGGCGACCGGCCCGAGGACCGCTGGCCCGAGGCCCGCGAGTGGCTGGACGCGCACGGCTATGACGACACCCTGGCCTATGTCCGGGCGATGGCGATCCGGGTGCTGGAGGAGACCGGCCTGCTGCCGCACCTCAACCCCGGCGTGCTCTCCTGGACCGACCTCCAGCGGCTCAAGCCCGTCGCCCCCTCCATGGGGATGATGCTGGAGACCACCGCCACCCGGCTCTGGTCCGAGCCCGGCGGCCCGCACCACGGCTCCCCGGACAAGGAGCCCGCCGTACGGCTGCGGGTGCTGGAGGACGCGGGGCGCAGCGCCGTCCCGTTCACCACCGGCATCCTGATCGGCATCGGCGAGACCTACGAGGAGCGCGCCGACGCGCTCTTCGCCATCCGCCGGATCGCCCGCCAGTACCACGGCGTGCAGGAGGTCATCGTCCAGAACTTCCGCGCCAAGCCGGACACCGCCATGCGGGCCATGCCCGACGCCGAGCTGGCGGAGCTGGCCGCCGCCGTCGCGGTGACCCGGCTGGTGCTCGGCCCGGCCGCCCGCATCCAGGCCCCGCCGAACCTGGTCGACCGGGAGTACGCGCTGATCGTCGGCGCCGGGATCGACGACTGGGGCGGTGTCTCCCCGCTCACCCCCGACCATGTCAACCCGGAGCGGCCCTGGCCGCACATCGACGAGCTAGCCGAGCGCACCGCCGCCGCCGGGTTCGAGCTGCGCGAACGGCTCACCGTCTACCCCGAGTACATCCGGCGCGGCGAGCCCTGGCTGGACCCCCGGATCGTCCCCCATGTCACCGCGCTCGCCGACCCCGACACCGGCCTGGCCCGGCCGGACGCGATCCCCGTCGGGCTGCCCTGGCAGGAGCCCGACGACGCGTACGCCGCCACCGGCCGCACCGACCTGCACCGCACCATCGACACCGAGGGCCGCACCGCCGACCGCCGCGCCGACTTCGAGGACGTCTACGGCGA is part of the Peterkaempfera bronchialis genome and encodes:
- a CDS encoding bifunctional FO biosynthesis protein CofGH, yielding MTESSSAVPQVTATTAPTAAPTANAMRRALRRARDGVALDAAEAAVLLQARGEDLRDLCASAARVRDAGLEAAGRPGVVTYSRKVFIPLTRLCRDKCHYCTFVTVPGKLRRAGHGMYLSPDEVLDIARRGAALGCKEALFTLGDRPEDRWPEAREWLDAHGYDDTLAYVRAMAIRVLEETGLLPHLNPGVLSWTDLQRLKPVAPSMGMMLETTATRLWSEPGGPHHGSPDKEPAVRLRVLEDAGRSAVPFTTGILIGIGETYEERADALFAIRRIARQYHGVQEVIVQNFRAKPDTAMRAMPDAELAELAAAVAVTRLVLGPAARIQAPPNLVDREYALIVGAGIDDWGGVSPLTPDHVNPERPWPHIDELAERTAAAGFELRERLTVYPEYIRRGEPWLDPRIVPHVTALADPDTGLARPDAIPVGLPWQEPDDAYAATGRTDLHRTIDTEGRTADRRADFEDVYGDWEALREQAAAPSAGAGTDAALAERLDRDCREALSVAADDPTRLTDDQALALLHADGPALDALCRIADELRRDTVGDEVTYCVTRNINFTNVCYTGCRFCAFAQRRTDADAYTLSLDQVADRAAQAWEVGATEVCMQGGIHPDLPGTAYFDIARAVKERVPGIHVHAFSPMEVVNGATRTGLSIRDWLAAAKEAGLDSIPGTAAEILDDEVRWILTKGKLPAATWVEVVTAAHELGIRSSSTMMYGHVDTPRHWLGHLRLLAGIQQRTGGFTEFVTLPFIHTNAPVYLAGIARPGPTPRDNRAVTAMARLLLHPHITNIQTSWVKLGAEGAAEMLRSGANDLGGTLMEETISRMAGSAYGSYRSIRDLEAIAEAAGRPARQRTTTYGEVSAERRAAALSSDGHLPELLPVLES